A region from the Ctenopharyngodon idella isolate HZGC_01 chromosome 13, HZGC01, whole genome shotgun sequence genome encodes:
- the LOC127525422 gene encoding uncharacterized protein LOC127525422 isoform X1 — MMNDHLHLSLDCEEGAVKSASLNDMLHMSRRGLKDISASVLQMTHLKSLYLEGNEISGFPEHFFSSFPSLVWLDVRNNQITALPVAVGQHMCLKTLLLEGNPITELPPELGNLITLKALSLRNCPLTFPPRDVLDRGLPQILHYLRRSQLGEESEVEKLQLRLSSLDVCEEDDPDIQHFQELRHRIIQMERDELGAADPNRPTRTQRNEWTRGTEAQSWSRTDQMKQRQTVQELLREQRNQARVTRKDLEDQPGRRRDEETRLRFDLSERQKKRSHSSQDAFLNGLNKHSSPLEQQVAPLPPSSSSSSSLFISTGISQCLQQPF, encoded by the exons ATGATGAATGATCATCTCCATTTGAGCCTCGACTGTGAAGAAGGAGCCGTAAAATCTGCATCCCTGAACGACATGCTGCACATGAGCAGAAGAGGACTGAAGGACATCTCAGCTTCTGTGTTACAGATGACGCATCTAAAG AGTTTGTATCTGGAGGGTAATGAGATCAGCGGGTTTCCTGAGCATTTCTTCAGCAGTTTTCCGTCTCTTGTCTGGTTGGATGTGAGGAACAATCAGATCACAGCTCTTCCAGTCGCTGTCGGCCAGCACAT GTGCTTGAAGACATTACTTTTGGAGGGCAATCCGATCACAGAGCTTCCCCCAGAGCTGG GTAATCTGATCACGCTGAAGGCCTTGAGCCTGAGGAACTGCCCTCTCACATTCCCTCCCCGAGACGTCCTGGACCGTGGCCTGCCGCAGATCCTCCACTACCTGCGCCGCTCTCAACTAGGTGAAG AATCAGAGGTGGAGAAGCTGCAGCTGCGTCTCTCCAGCCTGGATGTGTGTGAGGAGGACGATCCAGACATACAGCACTTTCAGGAGCTCCGGCACAGGATCATCCAGATGGAGAGGGATGAATTAGGGGCCGCCGACCCCAACAGACCGACCAGAACCCA GAGAAACGAGTGGACGAGAGGAACAGAAGCCCAGAGCTGGAGCAGGACAGACCAGATGAAACAGAGACAGAC AGTCCAGGAGCTGCTGAGGGAGCAGAGAAATCAGGCCAGAGTCACGCGGAAAGACCTGGAAGATCAGCCGGGGAGAAGAAGAGACGAG GAGACGAGGTTGCGTTTCGATCTTTCAGAGAGGCAAAAGAAGAGAAGTCACAGTTCACAAGATGCTTTTCTGAATGGCTTGAATAAACACAGTTCTCCACTTGAGCAGCAGGTGGCGCCGCTTCCACCATCATCCTCTTCATCATCCTCATTGTTTATTTCCACAGGAATCAGTCAGTGTCTGCAGCAGCCATTTTAA
- the LOC127525422 gene encoding uncharacterized protein LOC127525422 isoform X2, translating to MMNDHLHLSLDCEEGAVKSASLNDMLHMSRRGLKDISASVLQMTHLKSLYLEGNEISGFPEHFFSSFPSLVWLDVRNNQITALPVAVGQHMCLKTLLLEGNPITELPPELGNLITLKALSLRNCPLTFPPRDVLDRGLPQILHYLRRSQLESEVEKLQLRLSSLDVCEEDDPDIQHFQELRHRIIQMERDELGAADPNRPTRTQRNEWTRGTEAQSWSRTDQMKQRQTVQELLREQRNQARVTRKDLEDQPGRRRDEETRLRFDLSERQKKRSHSSQDAFLNGLNKHSSPLEQQVAPLPPSSSSSSSLFISTGISQCLQQPF from the exons ATGATGAATGATCATCTCCATTTGAGCCTCGACTGTGAAGAAGGAGCCGTAAAATCTGCATCCCTGAACGACATGCTGCACATGAGCAGAAGAGGACTGAAGGACATCTCAGCTTCTGTGTTACAGATGACGCATCTAAAG AGTTTGTATCTGGAGGGTAATGAGATCAGCGGGTTTCCTGAGCATTTCTTCAGCAGTTTTCCGTCTCTTGTCTGGTTGGATGTGAGGAACAATCAGATCACAGCTCTTCCAGTCGCTGTCGGCCAGCACAT GTGCTTGAAGACATTACTTTTGGAGGGCAATCCGATCACAGAGCTTCCCCCAGAGCTGG GTAATCTGATCACGCTGAAGGCCTTGAGCCTGAGGAACTGCCCTCTCACATTCCCTCCCCGAGACGTCCTGGACCGTGGCCTGCCGCAGATCCTCCACTACCTGCGCCGCTCTCAACTAG AATCAGAGGTGGAGAAGCTGCAGCTGCGTCTCTCCAGCCTGGATGTGTGTGAGGAGGACGATCCAGACATACAGCACTTTCAGGAGCTCCGGCACAGGATCATCCAGATGGAGAGGGATGAATTAGGGGCCGCCGACCCCAACAGACCGACCAGAACCCA GAGAAACGAGTGGACGAGAGGAACAGAAGCCCAGAGCTGGAGCAGGACAGACCAGATGAAACAGAGACAGAC AGTCCAGGAGCTGCTGAGGGAGCAGAGAAATCAGGCCAGAGTCACGCGGAAAGACCTGGAAGATCAGCCGGGGAGAAGAAGAGACGAG GAGACGAGGTTGCGTTTCGATCTTTCAGAGAGGCAAAAGAAGAGAAGTCACAGTTCACAAGATGCTTTTCTGAATGGCTTGAATAAACACAGTTCTCCACTTGAGCAGCAGGTGGCGCCGCTTCCACCATCATCCTCTTCATCATCCTCATTGTTTATTTCCACAGGAATCAGTCAGTGTCTGCAGCAGCCATTTTAA
- the LOC127525422 gene encoding malignant fibrous histiocytoma-amplified sequence 1 homolog isoform X3, with translation MMNDHLHLSLDCEEGAVKSASLNDMLHMSRRGLKDISASVLQMTHLKSLYLEGNEISGFPEHFFSSFPSLVWLDVRNNQITALPVAVGQHMCLKTLLLEGNPITELPPELGNLITLKALSLRNCPLTFPPRDVLDRGLPQILHYLRRSQLGEESEVEKLQLRLSSLDVCEEDDPDIQHFQELRHRIIQMERDELGAADPNRPTRTQRNEWTRGTEAQSWSRTDQMKQRQTVQELLREQRNQARVTRKDLEDQPGRRRDEGVKTSTSSHRTHTTETRD, from the exons ATGATGAATGATCATCTCCATTTGAGCCTCGACTGTGAAGAAGGAGCCGTAAAATCTGCATCCCTGAACGACATGCTGCACATGAGCAGAAGAGGACTGAAGGACATCTCAGCTTCTGTGTTACAGATGACGCATCTAAAG AGTTTGTATCTGGAGGGTAATGAGATCAGCGGGTTTCCTGAGCATTTCTTCAGCAGTTTTCCGTCTCTTGTCTGGTTGGATGTGAGGAACAATCAGATCACAGCTCTTCCAGTCGCTGTCGGCCAGCACAT GTGCTTGAAGACATTACTTTTGGAGGGCAATCCGATCACAGAGCTTCCCCCAGAGCTGG GTAATCTGATCACGCTGAAGGCCTTGAGCCTGAGGAACTGCCCTCTCACATTCCCTCCCCGAGACGTCCTGGACCGTGGCCTGCCGCAGATCCTCCACTACCTGCGCCGCTCTCAACTAGGTGAAG AATCAGAGGTGGAGAAGCTGCAGCTGCGTCTCTCCAGCCTGGATGTGTGTGAGGAGGACGATCCAGACATACAGCACTTTCAGGAGCTCCGGCACAGGATCATCCAGATGGAGAGGGATGAATTAGGGGCCGCCGACCCCAACAGACCGACCAGAACCCA GAGAAACGAGTGGACGAGAGGAACAGAAGCCCAGAGCTGGAGCAGGACAGACCAGATGAAACAGAGACAGAC AGTCCAGGAGCTGCTGAGGGAGCAGAGAAATCAGGCCAGAGTCACGCGGAAAGACCTGGAAGATCAGCCGGGGAGAAGAAGAGACGAG GGTGTGAAGACTTCCACATCCTCACATCGGACCCACACAACAGAGACACGTGATTGA